In Trifolium pratense cultivar HEN17-A07 linkage group LG7, ARS_RC_1.1, whole genome shotgun sequence, a genomic segment contains:
- the LOC123897210 gene encoding wall-associated receptor kinase-like 10: MSSGEVNVERTTLFALKDLKKATENFNKNRVLGKGGQGTVYKGMLVDGKIVAVKKYKVEGKVEEFINEFVILSQINNRNVVKLLGCCLETEIPLLVYEFIPNGNLFEYLHDQNEDIPMTWDIRLRIATEIAGALFYLHSTACQPIYHRDIKSTNIMLDEKYRAKLADFGASRIISIEATHLTTMVQGTFGYLDPEYFHTSQFTEKSDVYSFGVVLAELLTGKKPISSVGSGEYQNLASYFVQCIEENKLSDIVDERVTKEGEKEHVIAVANLAYTCLELNGRKRPTMKEVMLQLEGIRGMNKKLNAQQNREEIELAGIEEYQPWDGYSASNSLPTINSQTYSTDSEVVGR, from the exons ATGTCTTCGGGAGAAGTAAATGTTGAAAGAACTACTCTCTTCGCCTTAAAGGATTTAAAGAAAGCCACTGAAAACTTCAATAAGAACAGAGTTCTTGGAAAAGGAGGCCAAGGTACAGTTTACAAAGGCATGCTGGTAGATGGTAAAATTGTTGCAGTGAAAAAGTATAAGGTTGAAGGAAAGGTTGAAGAGTTTATCAATGAGTTTGTTATTCTTTCACAAATCAACAATAGAAATGTGGTTAAATTATTAGGATGTTGTTTGGAGACAGAAATTCCATTGCTTGTTTATGAATTCATTCCCAATGGTAACCTTTTTGAGTATTTACATGACCAAAATGAGGACATACCAATGACATGGGACATACGTTTGAGAATTGCAACCGAAATTGCTGGAGCTTTATTTTACTTACACTCTACTGCATGTCAACCCATTTATCATAGAGACATTAAATCAACAAATATAATGTTGGACGAAAAGTATAGGGCGAAATTGGCAGATTTTGGAGCATCAAGAATAATTTCAATCGAAGCTACTCACCTTACCACAATGGTTCAAGGTACTTTCGGTTACTTAGACCCTGAATACTTTCATACCAGTCAATTTACCGAGAAAAGTGATGTGTACAGCTTTGGAGTAGTTCTCGCTGAACTTTTAACTGGTAAGAAGCCAATATCCTCTGTAGGGTCTGGGGAATACCAAAATTTGGCTTCCTATTTTGTTCAGTGTATAGAGGAGAATAAGTTGTCTGACATTGTTGATGAAAGGGTCACAAAAGAAGGCGAGAAAGAACATGTCATTGCAGTTGCAAATCTTGCATATACATGCTTAGAGTTGAATGGAAGAAAGCGACCAACTATGAAAGAAGTTATGTTACAATTAGAAGGGATCAGGGGAATGAATAAGAAGCTTAATGCACAACAAAACCGTGAGGAAATTGAGCTTGCTGGAATTGAAGAGTACCAACCTTGGGATGGGTATTCTGCATCAAATTCGTTGCCAACTATTAACAGTCAAACATACTCCACAGACTCGGAG GTTGTCGGGCGGTGA
- the LOC123897208 gene encoding wall-associated receptor kinase-like 8, whose translation MIPQFTIFHIIILIIISPISPPHAYAQLEDVIIAQNGCNSTCGEISIPFPFGMNEPHCYVHEWFEIECKSNKPYLKSLNLEVTYFDERSDLVQIMNPIYRSNCRHNKTSSNDNKTVTINLRDSPFVYSQGENTFLAVGCNNLAFLQSNGTKIGGCVTICDDDNNNNNFNIDSDGCNGRYCCKTSLPSHLSEFNATLQGLSEDRSNGCSYALVASDYWISFDSSYMTTYSIEKLNELKNMEYAPALLEWEILNNMLTKQTSQHPSNSICYDSNVTSLSNRTTGRQCRCSLGYTGNPYVSGGCTEIPGFFDKNNRSKKWAIVGVSSSLGSIGLLIGLWFLHKDMKKRMIKKRKEKFFKRNGGLLLKQRMSSGEVNVDRTALFTLKDLKKATENFNKNRVLGKGGQGTVYKGMLVDGKIVAVKKFKVEGKVEEFINEFVVLSQINNRNVVKLLGCCLETEIPLLVYEFIPNGNLFEYLHDQNEDIPMTWDMRLRIATEIAGALFYLHSIASQPIYHRDVKSTNILLDEKYRAKLADFGTSRIISIEATHLTTVVQGTFGYLDPEYFHTSQFTEKSDVYSFGVVLAELLTGKKPVFSVGSGEFQNLASYFVQCIEDNMLFDIVDERVTKEGEKEHITAVANLAYRCFELNGRKRPTMKEVTLELEGIRGLNKKLNVQQNHEEIELAGIEEYQHWDGFSASNSLPFVDSQTYSTDSEVMHIIALK comes from the exons ATGATTCCACAATTTACAATATTTCATATCATCATTTTAATTATCATATCTCCCATATCTCCACCACATGCATATGCACAACTAGAAGATGTAATCATAGCACAAAATGGTTGTAATTCAACATGTGGAGAAATTTCAATCCCTTTTCCATTTGGAATGAATGAACCTCATTGCTATGTACACGAATGGTTTGAAATAGAATGCAAATCAAACAAACCTTACTTGAAGTCTTTAAATCTTGAGGTAACATATTTTGATGAGAGATCAGACTTAGTTCAGATTATGAATCCAATTTACCGTTCCAATTGTCGACATAACAAAACTAGTAGCAACGATAATAAAACCGTTACCATAAACCTTAGAGATAGTCCTTTCGTATATTCTCAAGGCGAGAATACATTTCTAGCTGTTGGATGTAACAATCTAGCTTTTCTTCAATCAAATGGAACAAAGATCGGTGGTTGTGTAACAATATGTGACGAtgacaacaataacaataatttcaatattgaTAGCGACGGTTGTAATGGAAGGTATTGTTGTAAGACTTCGTTACCTTCGCATCTTTCAGAGTTCAATGCAACATTACAAGGTTTAAGCGAAGATAGAAGTAATGGTTGTAGTTATGCTTTGGTTGCAAGTGATTATTGGATATCTTTTGATAGTTCTTATATGACTACTTATTCGATTGAGAaattgaatgagttgaagaataTGGAGTATGCTCCGGCATTGCTTGAGTGGGAGATTTTGAATAATATGTTGACTAAACAAACATCTCAACatccttcaaattcaatttgttATGACTCTAATGTTACATCTTTAAGTAACAGAACCACCGGTCGGCAATGTCGATGCTCCTTGGGTTACACGGGTAATCCCTACGTTTCTGGAGGCTGCACAG AAATTCCGGGATTCTTCGATAAAAATAACCGGTCAAAGAAGTGGGCTATTGTAG GAGTTTCATCAAGTCTCGGATCAATCGGTCTCCTCATTGGTCTATGGTTTTTGCATAAAGATATGAAGAAAAGAATGATAAAGAAACGAAAAGAAAaattcttcaaaagaaatggtGGTTTGCTGTTAAAACAACGAATGTCTTCCGGAGAAGTAAATGTTGATAGAACTGCTCTCTTCACCTTAAAGGATTTAAAAAAAGCCACAGAAAATTTCAATAAGAACAGAGTTCTAGGAAAAGGAGGCCAAGGTACAGTTTACAAAGGCATGCTAGTAGATGGTAAAATTGTTGCAGTGAAAAAGTTTAAGGTCGAAGGAAAGGTTGAAGAGTTCATCAATGAGTTTGTTGTTCTTTCACAAATCAATAACAGAAATGTTGTCAAGTTATTAGGATGTTGTTTGGAGACAGAAATTCCACTGCTTGTTTATGAATTCATTCCTAATGGTAATCTTTTCGAGTACTTGCATGACCAAAATGAGGACATACCGATGACATGGGACATGCGTTTGAGAATCGCAACTGAAATTGCAGGAGCTTTATTTTACCTACATTCAATTGCATCTCAACCGATTTATCATAGAGACGTTAAATCAACAAATATACTATTGGACGAAAAGTATAGAGCGAAATTAGCAGATTTTGGAACATCGAGAATAATTTCAATTGAAGCCACTCATCTTACCACAGTGGTTCAAGGTACTTTTGGTTACTTAGACCCTGAATATTTTCATACCAGTCAATTTACCGAGAAAAGTGATGTGTACAGCTTCGGAGTAGTTCTTGCTGAACTTTTAACTGGTAAGAAGCCAGTATTCTCTGTAGGATCAGGGGAATTCCAAAATTTAGCTTCGTATTTTGTTCAGTGTATAGAGGACAATATGTTGTTTGACATTGTTGACGAAAGGGTCACAAAAGAAGGGGAGAAAGAACATATCACTGCAGTTGCAAATCTTGCATATAGATGCTTTGAGTTGAATGGAAGAAAACGACCAACAATGAAAGAAGTTACCTTAGAATTGGAAGGGATTAGGGGATTGAATAAGAAGCTTAATGTACAACAAAACCATGAAGAAATTGAGCTTGCAGGAATTGAAGAGTACCAACATTGGGATGGATTTTCTGCATCAAATTCATTGCCATTTGTTGACAGCCAAACATACTCCACAGACTCCGAGGTTATGCATATTATTGCATTGAAGTag
- the LOC123897212 gene encoding berberine bridge enzyme-like 21: MAKPKPISLLFSLSFFLLSLSSSLAAPKSKTDSLYNTLLHCLTQNTKDSSISNIIFSQTNPSFPIVLKNYIRNARFNTTSTSKPLIIVTPKQPSHVQATVICAKNINIQIKIRSGGHDYEGISYVNQSPFIILDMFNLRTINVDIKNEVAYIQAGSTLGEVYYRIYEKSKVHGFPAGVCPTVGVGGHVSGGGYGTMLRKYGLSVDNVIDAEIVDVKGRLLNRKSMGEDLFWAIRGSGGASFGVVLSYTIKLVTVPETVTVFRIEKTLDQNATDLVIQWQQVAPTTDDRIYMRLLLQPITSKVVKGTKTVRASVVALFLGRADEVVKILGKNFPLLGLKKKDCIELSWINSVLWYNNAEAFTNGAKPENLLDRNLNSASWGKRKSDYVQKPISKDALELIWKKMIALGKVGFVFNPYGGKMTQFSSDATPFPHRGNLFKIQYSVNWHDPLPSSELNYLNQAKSLYSFMTPFVAKNPRSAYINYRDLDIGINSFGKNSYQEGKVYGAKYFGNNFDRLVKIKTTVDPSNFFRNEQSIPVLSKKT, encoded by the coding sequence ATggcaaaaccaaaaccaatttctctattattttctttatcattttttcttcttagtCTCTCTTCATCTTTAGCAGCACCAAAATCAAAAACAGATTCTTTATACAACACTTTACTTCACTGCCTCACACAAAACACAAAAGATTCATCAATCTCCAACATCATCTTCTCCCAAACAAACCCTTCATTTCCAATTGTCCTTAAAAATTACATAAGAAACGCACGTTTCAACACAACCTCAACTTCAAAACCATTAATCATAGTAACTCCAAAACAACCATCACATGTTCAAGCAACAGTTATATGTGCCAAAAACATCAACATTCAAATCAAAATCAGAAGTGGTGGACATGATTATGAAGGAATTTCTTATGTTAATCAATCACCTTTTATCATTCTTGATATGTTCAATCTAAGAACAATCAATGTTGATATCAAAAATGAAGTTGCTTATATTCAAGCTGGTTCAacacttggtgaagtttactaTAGAATTTATGAAAAGAGTAAAGTTCATGGCTTTCCAGCTGGTGTTTGTCCAACTGTTGGTGTTGGTGGTCATGTCAGTGGTGGAGGGTACGGTACAATGTTGCGAAAATATGGTCTTTCTGTTGATAATGTTATTGATGCCGAAATTGTTGATGTTAAAGGCAGGCTTTTGAATAGGAAATCGATGGGAGAAGATCTTTTTTGGGCTATACGAGGTAGTGGTGGTGCGAGTTTCGGTGTTGTTTTGTCTTATACTATTAAATTAGTAACGGTTCCTGAAACCGTTACTGTTTTTCGTATTGAGAAAACTTTGGATCAGAATGCTACTGATTTAGTTATTCAATGGCAACAAGTTGCGCCGACTACTGATGATAGGATTTATATGAGGCTACTTTTGCAGCCTATAACTTCTAAGGTTGTCAAAGGAACAAAAACCGTTAGAGCTTCTGTTGTTGCTTTGTTTCTCGGTCGCGCTGACGAGGTGGTAAAGATTTTGGGGAAGAACTTTCCACTTTTGGGTTTAAAGAAAAAGGATTGTATTGAGTTGAGTTGGATTAATTCCGTCCTTTGGTATAATAATGCTGAAGCTTTTACTAATGGCGCGAAACCGGAGAATCTTTTGGATAGGAATCTTAATTCGGCAAGTTGGGGCAAGAGAAAATCCGATTATGTGCAAAAACCTATTTCAAAAGACGCGTTAGAATTGATATGGAAAAAGATGATTGCTTTAGGAAAAGTTGGATTTGTTTTCAACCCTTATGGTGGAAAAATGACTCAATTTTCGTCCGATGCAACGCCATTTCCTCACCGCGGGAATTTGTTCAAAATTCAGTATTCAGTGAATTGGCATGATCCATTGCCTAGTTCAGAATTGAATTACTTAAATCAAGCTAAGAGTCTTTATAGTTTCATGACACCTTTTGTGGCAAAGAATCCAAGAAGTGCTTATATAAATTATAGAGACCTTGATATTGGTATTAATAGTTTTGGTAAGAATAGTTATCAAGAAGGTAAAGTTTATGGTGCTAAGTACTTTGGTAATAATTTTGATAGGTTGGTTAAGATTAAAACTACGGTTGATCctagtaatttttttagaaatgaaCAGAGTATTCCTGTGCTTTCTAAAAAGACTTAG